One window of the Lemur catta isolate mLemCat1 chromosome 6, mLemCat1.pri, whole genome shotgun sequence genome contains the following:
- the ATP23 gene encoding mitochondrial inner membrane protease ATP23 homolog isoform X1, with protein sequence MNRVVTHELIHAFDHCRAHVDWFTNVRHLACSEVRAANLSGDCSLVNEIFRLHFGLKQHHQTCVRDRAILSILAVRNVSKEVAQKAVDEVFESCFNDHEPFGRIPHDKTYAKYAHRDFQNRDRYYSNI encoded by the exons ATGAACAGAGTGGTCACCCATGAGCTCATTCATGCATTTGATCATTGTCGTGCTCACGTCGACTGGTTCACTAATGTCAGACATTTGGCCTGTTCAGAG GTTCGAGCTGCCAACCTTAGTGGAGACTGCTCACTTGTAAATGAAATATTCAGGTTACATTTCGGATTAAAACAACATCATCAG ACTTGTGTGCGAGACAGAGCTATTCTTTCTATCCTGGCTGTTAGGAATGTCAGCAAAGAAGTAGCTCAGAAGGCTGTTGATGAAGTTTTTGAATCTTGTTTCAATGACCATGAACCTTTTGGAAGGATCCCACATGATAAGACTTATGCAAAATATGCTCATAGAGACTTTCAAAACCGTGATCGGTATTATTCAAATATATGA